tcgaatctcgggcaagtaacataccgatgacaaagtgaacaacgtatgttgttatgcggtttgaccgataaagatctttgtagaatatgtaggagccaatatgagcatccaggttccgctattggttattgaccagagatgtgtctcggtcatgtctacatagttcttgaacccgtagggtccgcacgcttaacgttcgatgacaatttgtattatgagttatgtgatttgatgaccgaagtttcttcagagtcccggatgagatcatggacatgacaaggagtctcaaaatggtcgagaggtaaagattcatatattggaaggctatattcggacatcagaaaggttccgagtgattcgggtatttttcggagtacttgggagttacgggaattcaccgggagaagtaatgggccttattgggccatacgggaaaggaggaggcattccaaggggaggtggcgcgcgcgccccatgggtacgaattggactaggggaagggggaggcgccctccttgccctttcctactccctctctctttccctctttccttctctcctactcctaaaaggaaagggattcctactaggacttgcaagtcctagtaggactccatactcttggcgcgTCCCTAGGGGGGGcggtctctctccctccctcctttatatacatgggcaaggggcaccccaaagacacacaaagttttgccatagccgtgtgcggtgccccctccacagttacacacctcgatcatatcgccgtagtgcttaggcgaagccctgcgccggtaacatcatcatcaccgttgccacaccgtcgtgctaacagaactcaCCCTCATCCCCAACTGGATCAAGAgcgcgagggacgtcatcgagctgaagtgtgctgaacgcggaggtgtcgtatgtttggtacttggatcggttggatcgtgaagacgttcgactacatcaactacgttactaaacgcttccgctttcggtctacgagggtacgtggacacactctcccatctcgttgctatgcatctcctagatagatcttgcgtgatcgtaggaaaattttgaaattactacgttcccaacagcgCGCCCCCTAACTTGTGGGCTCCAAGTAGCTCTGTTTGCCCTAATTTTTGGCCTATAAATTCGCATATGTTCTGAAAACCTAGGATCGATATCGAAAAAAAAATTATCACCATCACAAGCATTtattcttccgtgatcccattTGGATCCCTATTCCAGAACTCTGCCAGAGGGGTGAGTCATTGGGGAggctatcttcatcaaccttgcttccTCCatgatgatgatgtgtgagtagttccttcaTGACCCATGgatccatagtagtagctagacgggttactctctttctctctctctctccctcactctctctctctctctcttgatcttaTATACAATGATCTTCTCTAAGATCAATCCGATGtaatcttttgtggtgtgtttgttgggatccgatgaattatgggtatATGATCAGATTACTCATTGAAactatttgagtcttttgatattTATTTGTTCCCTAATTTCGTAGCTTcgtatttctctttgatctatcaGTCTACTTCGGCCAagttagattgatttatcttcagtgggggAGGTGTtttgtagtaggttcaatcttgcggtgatcttgccCTGTGACAGGAGGGGCAAatgcacatatttgtattgttccTACTAACGATAAAATGGTGGGGTTCGGTCATATTGATTGGTCTTACTTTGTCtatattatgtcatcttgcttaaagtgttactttgTTTATCTTGAACTTAATAccttgagatgcatgctggatagcggtcttggggtggagtaatagtagtagatgcagttggattaatagtctacttgtcatggatgtaatgcctatatattgattATCCTTGGATGATCATCATAATTGTGCGCAATTCTGTCTATTGCCCTATAGTAATTTGCTTCCCCACCGTTTctatgctcatgagagagatgTCTCCagtaaacctatggcccccggggtccATTCTCCATTAATACTAAGAATCTTACAATTGCTTCACATGTTTTCTTTTACTATCTTTTTACTTTTGTTATTTTGCCTATCACTATAAGTTTTAATCTTACAACTGCTAAGAACAAGGGGAGTGACGACCCCCTTGCCTTTGTTGGGTGCAAGCAAGTGTTGTGTCTATGTGCAGGTACTGTTTATGTTGCTGGTGTGGTGCCTCCTTCTGGTTCGATAACCTCGGTTCTTAACTAAGGAAAATACAATCTGCTACTAtactgcttcacccttcctcttcgggcaaATCCAACAACTCACCAGGTCGACGGCTCTGAGTGGCGCTAGTGGTAGCAGCGGGGCTTTTTGTCCAGTGGATCTAGGCTCTGGTGGTGTGGTGAGTGGTGGCTCTTGCGGGCGGTGGTTCTCGTGTGTAGGTTCGAGCGAGGGCTTTTTATGGCGGCTCGGTGTGAAGGCATTGCTCTGGCTCTGGCCGGGCCCGACAACAGCGACGTGCGGGTGTCGCACACCTTCTTGGAGGCGTTGTCGTCCGAGGGCCTATGCTCTCTTCTCTCGCACACTAGGGGGAACCCTTGTTTCGGGTTCCTGGAGCGGACGATGGCAGCGCTACATTGTTGTGAACCTTCTTGGAGGTATCGTTTTGGAGTGGTCTAGGCTTGAGAGCCATCGGCTTGGGTGGTGCGTGGCTTCGGAGCCGGCATGGAAGTCGGAGCGACAGCTCTGGATCTCGTCGTCGTGGAGGGGTGCAGACATTGGTCACATGGGTGGCACTGTTGTTGGTCAGCCTGGTGTGTGGCCTCGGGTCTGCGTGAATGTCGGAGCGGTGTCTCCGGATATGGTTGTTGGGTGTTGGCTCTGGTTGCTTGGGTGACGAAGCTGGCAGCTTGTCTGGTGCGTGGCCTCGGGGTCGGTGTGTGTGGTTTCTGTCTGTACGTCGGGCTGGTGGCTCCAAAGATGGTTGTAGGGCATCTGCTCCAGTTGCTTTGGCGGAGGAGTAGAGGGCTTCTGGCACATGGCCTCAAGTTTGGTGTGGATGCCGGAGCGGCGCTCCAACTTTGGTTGTAGGGTGTCAGCTCCGGGTTGCTCGGGTGACAGAGCTGACGGCTCATCTAGTGCGTGGCCTCGAGGTCGGCGTGTGTTGATGGTGCCCTGTTGAGAGTTTTCACCCGAGTTTCCATTAATTAACCGGTCAACTCTCTTCTACCTTTTTTAATGGATCGGGCACTAAGGGACCGTGTATAAAAAAAAACTACCCTATGTATTTGTACAACATAAGATTATCTACAGTCGAGCgccccaaacctgcctcaaatgccCGGGTGGGCGGCCCGATCATTGACTGGTCATGAAAATGCAACCCAAATGGACGCCTCAAATGGGCCTCAAACACCCGGGCTGACCGGCATATcccctcatatctagcccaaatcTAGGGCGGATATGGGAGATCCCAGGCGCGGCTTGGCGCGTCTACCACGTCAGACCTGACAGCCCTACCCCACCTTAAGTTGCACCAAATCCATCCCCTTGACCTACCGGATCCATTTGCTCTCTCCTATCTTTAACTCATCTGCGAAGTCCGTCTCACAGCTCCGCCGCCGTGCGTACTCTGCAGTCACTCCGAGCCTCTGCGCCATCAGCACCGGCACAACACTCCTCTCTTCCATCCTCTCCACCGAGACGTTGTGACCGGCCCGGACGCCATCGCGGTACGTCCGTCAACTCTCAGACTCCCCCTTGTGCTCTATGTGTTTGATACATTGTCCAACCTGGGTTTTGTGATTTTTTTTAGCAAAAACAATGAATTCCAATGCTCCGTCGGACAAGGATTGTGGACCAACAGAGCTTGATCAAGtgattcaagatgagttcttcgaTTCCTCAGATTCGGACGGAGAAGTGGACATGATCttgctcatgagcatgcaagaggaaatggaccgATGGGTGaagcatattctcaacttcaaggcCACGGTCGAAGGGAGAAGAGTGATCAATCGGGATAGGGTGTCTGGAGCACGACTACTACTGAAGGACTACTTTGCTCCGAAGCCAACTTTCCTGGATGATCCATGGTTTCCTCGCCGTTTTTGCATGCGGAAACCATTGTTTTTGCGcattgtggagggagtggaggcacacaATGACTACTTCAAGCTCACAAGGGATTGTTGCGGCCAACTTTCTTTCTCTGCTTAGCAAAAGTGCACAACTGCTCTAAGGATGCTTGCACATGGTACTGCCGCAGATGTCATTGGTAATATGATTAGGATGGGGAGAGCACATGCCTGAAGACTACTGTCAAGTTTGCCCGCGTCATGATGTAGGTGTTTGGAGCAGAGTATCTGAGAGAACCAAATGCGCAGGGCACGGAAAAGTTGTTGGCTATTGAAGAGACCAAAGGGTTTTCATGAATGCTCGGGTCAactgattgcatgcattggcaatggaagaactgccccaaAGCTCTGTGGGGAATGTGTcaaggtcacaccaaagaggcaccatcatactagaagcggtggcatcacatgacttatgaGTTTGGCGTGCTTTGTTTGGAATGTCGggttctcacaacgacatcaacgtgcttcaacgatctCCAGTTTTTAGGAGGCTTTGTAATGGGGAACCGCCGCCGTGCAACTACACTGTCAACGGCAGTGACTACAACATGGGATACTATCTTGCCGATGGCATCTATCCTCAGTGGGCAACATTTATGAAGACCATATCCTAACCACAGGGCAACAAACAAaaccactttgcaacaatgcaggaaTCAACTAGGAGGGATGTTGAGAGGGCATTCAAAGTGCTTCAAGCTCATTGAGGAATTGTTTGTGCagctgcaatgatgtgggaatcatAAACTTTATGGCATCTCACGACATGTTGTGTTATTTTGTACAATATGATTGTCGagaatgaggatgatgatgttgctCGAACTAATGATTTTGAAGCGCGTGGAAAACAAGTTTAAATCTCAGAAGATCAAGATGCAGCTCAACTTATGAACTTTCTATAGATGCATCAGAATCTTGGAGATCATCAGCTGCACGCCCAGCTACTCCGTGATCTAATGAAGTGTATGTTGACCCATAATGAAAACCAAAGAGTTAATGTTTGAATTGTGCACTTAAAATATATTTTACCTAAGAGCTATGTATTTTTAGTATCAAACATTTCTTATTTACGTCCAGTACTAGCATGTAAGACGTGCGTAGATTTGAAAGTCCGGGTTTGAGATACGTGAGCAATCTCGCTAGCTACATTTGCATACACGAGGAGCAATCTATCCGTCCGTGGTCGCTCACCGTACGGGTCTTGTACGTGTACGTGCAGGCGGCTCGGGATCGCGACGGAGCTGGTGAGGCTCGCCGAGGCGTGGAGCGCCACGCGACCATGGCGACCACGGCATCCAACGTGGCCTCGCTCACGCTCTTTGCCGGCCACTTCGGGTACATGTCGTTCCAGCGGCCAGTGTTCCTCGGGCACCTGGTGCACCGGCACCGCGCGTGCACCCCGGCGCGCACTGCGTGCTGCAGTTGACGTCGCCGCTCACGACCACGACCTACACCGCCCTGCCCTCCCAGGCAGAGTTCGTCCCAGCCGAGAGCCGACCTCCCCGCGTTGCTCGTCCAAAATCTCACACTCGGCACCGTCGAGCGCCATCCGGACCCGTCATTCTCGTCGTGCTTTGTGCTGCTCAGCGTTTCGAAGGCCATGCGCTCCCTCACAAATCCGAAGAGCAAACCAACATGTGGTTAGATAATTCAAAGGGCAGTGGTATTTCCGGTCTATCAAGATTCGAGTCTTGATGCTCGAATTATTCTAAATTATTTCAGAATTACCGACGATGCATGTTCAGTGAGAGAAAATGTTTTCATCGACTACGAGGTGTCTGTAGTGACTTTATCAATTCAAGATAATATGCCGGTTCAATCTTTGAAGGTGCTCATAAAGGTAGCGTGCGTGTTTGTGCTCATTGGATTGGGACGAGCGCAGTGTATATATGAGCGACTGCGACAATGCTATGTTCTAAAAAAACTGAAGTAAAATTTGGTCGGGGTCAAATGTACCACCAAGTGCGTCGATGGGGGTATAAATTGAGAATTTTCAAAAAGTGGGTAATATCTATCACAAAGGTCAACTCGAGGGTAAAAAATTAGAATTTACCCTTTTTATTAAGTACGTATGTCATGCAATAGCACCATTCTGCAATAGTGCTTTTAAGTAGCAGAGATAGAAGTgatgacactacaagaaatatgtcaacttgtgaccttgactattggtcactcaaaggtcattgtttttcatttgcgacctttttttgaccaaaaacagaaggtcaaaagctgagagtcgttaactgactatagcgaccttctctgtgagaaggtcgtggacgtttacaaccaaaatattcctactgtggcgttttggtcactagcaacatccccaggccacgtaggcatccatcGTGACAAGCTGATGTGgcataagattcagcccggtccaattaggtgttttacatgggccgagcccaacaattctaGATTTTTTTCAAGTCAATTCTTGTGGCTACATGGGCCAAGCACAATATTTCAGCGTCTTTATTTTCTGGGCCTTGGCCTTCTTACAatcatttattttctattttcaatCATTATATTTTAGCGCTGGTCCCACTAGTCATAATGCCATACAtcagtcccacatgtcagaaatttCAAAAATGCTCAGATTTTATTCACAAGTGGTTCCCACtggtcaagtttccatttcacaTTTTTTCAACATACATAATCACTATTTCAAACATACACTAGTATTTTACAATCTGTTACAATATTACAAAGGTGCATCTTAAATTGTTCTCACTCATCAGATTGTTCATCAAGTAACACTACGTCTACTACAATCTGTAGATAGTCTATTACAACCCCAATATGCCTACTGTTACAATATTACATTATTTACAGTCTATTATAGTCAAACATAGAGACAACTCTTTGCTGAGTAGGGCTATACAGCTTTGAACTTCAAATTCCATAGAcctggagctcctgtaaaagaATGAACACATAGACTACCAGCATTAGATTATTAGATTATTCCTGGACTATCAAAAAATTATATATTGAAAGAGATCTCATAGAAATGTAGATTTACGGGCCAAATATATGATAAATCAACAGATTCAGCCAACTTTAAAGATCTAGATGTTTGTGATGCATCTTCACAGAACCACAAGAACACTAGATATAGTATAATATGATTCCAGGAGACCACAAGAGCATCAATCAGCAGCAGGTATATAGCTAGCAAACTATCTACTAGACATCATCGACACTTGAACCATAACATGCATGTCCAGCACCGAAACAAAAAATGGGACCATAACATGCATGTCCAGCAAGGAAACAAAAAATGGGACAAGTACTAATGTTGTATAACATGTACAGGAAGGCCATCCAATGGTTTCAACCACATCCTAATAAACCAGCGACACTCTAATACTACTAATTACCAATAGCGAATAAAATAGCCGAATGAGGCAACAACACTTGATCATCGACACAACAGTCAGCAAGGACTCAACCACGGCGCAAAAAGCATCAAAATCCTAACTAACCCATGAAACAGAGCATGGTTGTAGCCGATGTCGAACAGCCTCCGTTCGTCGCTTGCGAGCACCATGCACCTTGGTGCCTTGCATACGGCCTCCTTCGAGTCTGCGAGGGAAAGAACGAGGTGAAGGTTAGTCGCATCAAGGATGTTGCTGTTCTAGGTCAAGCTAAGTCAACGGCATAAGAGATTTTAGTCAACAAAAATTAACATGTGAACATCTGgcataatagtagtatagattgtAGTAGTAAGCATGCAAGGAAACAAAACATGGGACAGATATTGATAGCAACAAAACAACCAGGATATGACAATAGCAGTAGTATAGATTGTAGTGACagaagcacaagcatgcaaacatgCATCTCATCCCAACCTAAAACTAGAAACAGTAGCAGCCATTCATTTTTACACAAGTGTAAAACTAAACCATAAGCACTACAGCATTTGCTAAACTTGTCAGCTAAAGAACTCTATCTCAAAAGGCCTGAAAGAAGATTACATAAGCACCAGAACACCCTAACCACCACCAATTCTCTTCATAGTTGATCTGATGTAAAAAAGTAAGCAATATGATACAGCAGCAGGCAAGTAGTATATATCACTCATGGGCGTATAGGGCGAGGCGGAGGTAGTTCATGTGCTCGGTGCACTTGCGGATGGCGTTCTCGGCATATATCTGGGCGCCATCGGCGTTGCCCTTCTCGATGGCCTTCTTCACCTTGAGCTTCTGTCATTCAACATATAAACATATAAGTAAAGTACACTAATTCTAGAAGAGAAAACACAAAGCAATAAAGGATAAATGGACCATTTCCCCACAATTTTTTTCCTGATTCAAACATCTGCAGTCCAGCCACTGATGTCTTAAGCATGTGTTGTTGGTATGACCACACATGAGAATCAACTTCAGAGAATAAAAATCACATTTGCTAAAATTTGCTCAAATTATGCACGAAAATCAAGGGCCCCTGCCCTCCCACTTTCCTAGAACaaaatgagtatatgagcagcagctATATAGGACTGATGATGCATGTACTGCCTGGGAAAGAGCCACCAGCAGCAGTTTGTTATAGTAGCAGGGTCAGTGAACTTTCCAAATATGGATTCAGCAAATGCATAGTGAGTTCACTTGTTAATTGGCTAGTTGAATTCTACTAATAACCTACAGAACAACTAACTCGATGCTGCTATATATAGACACGCAGCGTAGATGAGAAAAATAGAAGACATGAATTTGATGCTATCTTGAAAGTAAAAAAGAACTATATTTATCACAACTTTGAAAAGTAACTAAATAGTGCAATGGTATAATATTTGATACGGCAACCAGGAAGTGGTACAATACAAATGCTGATTAACCAAATTAAAAAAGAGTTCCCACACATTTGGTTGCTCACGGGTAGAACTTAAGAATCATTGGTGAATTACTAGTGCAATACAGAGATGCTGAAAACATACCCAAACTCGTTCAAGATTTCCGCACATTTTATTTTTGCAATGTTTTCTATGTAAAGTTCTTTTCTGCAATGTTCCAGCAAACCAAATGAAAGATGCCAGTCTCACACTATGCACAATATGAACCCGCGTGAAATGCAAATGAACAGATGACCCAGTACCTGCTAGCATTTGTACAAGACCGAGATAATGTGATCATGCGTTGGGCAAGAGAAACTATTGACAGCGACCTCATAGCACAAAATTAAGCAGACCAACAATGTGTAAGGCAAGACCATGGCAGGGATCTAGTTCTCCCCCAGCAGAGTCCCTTTGGAGCCGATCAGCTCCCCACGCAAGCAGCTTCCGGATGCAATCCAAGTCCCCGTTGCGAGCCGCCAAATGCACGGGGTGAGGGGGCGCCATGACCCTGACGATCAGCCGGAGGTTGCTTCTCACCACAAGTACCTGCACGTATCACTTGTTGGAGTTAGTTCTTTTCAATTAATGAATTCTTTTAGTTTAACAAGACATGCTCATCCATGGTGCAGTCCAAGAATACATGTATAAATCATTGCCTGAACCATACATGTAcgcatctctctctctttctctctgaaaTTGAATTGCCCTCTTACTTTTTTCCTCTGTTCCATACATGTACACACATGTTAAGTGAAACCCAAGGCACTCCAAGCTAcagggaaccaaaataaagatgacagaataAGTTGAAACTTGTAAAGTTGAATATTCCCCAATACTCAGCATCCCACGAATGCAACCAAGCCTCCATGTACAGTTCAGGTTCAGACATGATTATATATATAATGACCAAAGTAAACTCTATAGGTCTTCAACATCAATCTGTAGGCATCGAAGAGCAGAAGCTTCTGTTGAAAACAAATTCATTATACGACTCGGCATCAAACTAGACTAGAGAGAGAGTGTCCGATGATAATATCAGAGAAAAAATCATGGTTGTTGTCACTGGTAAACTGATTACAGCCGACGTCACTCACTCACTGCTAGTGCTAGGTGATAGCAGTGAGTATCTGCTAATACCACAGAGAAAACCATCGTTGTTGTCACTAGTTACAGCCGAACTAACTCACTCGTTCACTCACTGCTAGTGCTCCtcatcatacatatagatgtagcACAAATGCGGTAGTACCAGACCAAAAAGGGACAACAGCACTCGAATTAGGAAGCCTGATACATTTAAGGAACGAGTAGTATAGAATCCTAATACAGTAAAGTGGAGCAGCCTACTATTATTAGCAAGCAAAAAGGCTCAGCGCTGAAACTGAACCTGACGGCCAGTCAACTGAACAACACCGGATTTGCAAAATTTATACAACAGAGAACAACGGTGTACTAATAAACTTAATGAGAAACACGGATTTCATGGGGAGAACTATGAACAGCAATACTAGTAACCCATCTAAAGGAGCACTAATCTACAAAGAACACAGGCTAATATATGCAGGTAATTCGTCAGGAACAGTAATTCCTACAACTCCTATCATCAGGGACACTACATACATGCAAATGACTTGCAAGGAACACAAAATACATAGATATGGTTAGACAGTAAGGTAATCTTTGCATATCCCAAGGCAGAAACACTAATCTGTAAGGTAatctggaagggaggaggtggcggcttgAAGAAAAAGGTAATCTGGCTTAGCCTGTTTGAAATCCTAATCCCAGTCCCAGCACGAGCGGGGCAATTTCATGGTGGAATCCCGTCCAATCCCCAATTTTTTGAACCACACACGCACGCAGCACGCCGCGTCAATCCACACATACAGCACGCGCGGAGCAGCCCAGCTCAGCCGACGCGGCGTCCGTACACGGGGTGAAGAAAGGCCTGGTGGTAGCAGCAGCTCACCATGAAGAGGTTgagctccccgccgccggagggcgcggcggcggggggcATGGGCGGCGGGGCGCGCGCGGCGATCTGTGCGTCGATGCGGGGGAGCTGGTCGACGGGGGTGGCGACACGCAGGCAGGCGACGTGCACCTCCAGCAGCCGCTCGTACAGCGGGTGCACCTCGATGGCCGCCTTCTCCCTCTCCCACCCGCCGGGCGCGCCTGCACCCAGGCCTGGCGCGAAGCCGCCGCCGgggttccccgccgccgccgggtcCATCCCCAGCGCGGCCGCGGCGTGGTCCTGGTGGTGGTACTGGTACGCCATGGCCGGCGCAGCAGTCGGGCAGGCAGAGCAGGCGGGCAGGGCGGAGCGGTGCAACGGTGCAGCGGCCGGAGGGAGGTGGCAGCCTcgatctggaagggaggaggtggcggctacGATCTGGAAGGGACGAGCGCGGATCCGACCGCGGCCGTGGGagagaaggggaggggaggggttgtcggcgaccgggGTTGGGGGAGAGGATGAAGGacagcggcggcggtgggagggAGTGAgattgggggcggcggcgggggatcCAGAAGGAGTGGTGTGCGGCGGCGGTGGATccagaag
Above is a window of Triticum aestivum cultivar Chinese Spring chromosome 6B, IWGSC CS RefSeq v2.1, whole genome shotgun sequence DNA encoding:
- the LOC123137842 gene encoding uncharacterized protein isoform X1; the encoded protein is MAYQYHHQDHAAAALGMDPAAAGNPGGGFAPGLGAGAPGGWEREKAAIEVHPLYERLLEVHVACLRVATPVDQLPRIDAQIAARAPPPMPPAAAPSGGGELNLFMVLVVRSNLRLIVRVMAPPHPVHLAARNGDLDCIRKLLAWGADRLQRDSAGGELDPCHGLALHIKLKVKKAIEKGNADGAQIYAENAIRKCTEHMNYLRLALYAHELEGGRMQGTKVHGARKRRTEAVRHRLQPCSVSWELQVYGI
- the LOC123137842 gene encoding uncharacterized protein isoform X2, giving the protein MAYQYHHQDHAAAALGMDPAAAGNPGGGFAPGLGAGAPGGWEREKAAIEVHPLYERLLEVHVACLRVATPVDQLPRIDAQIAARAPPPMPPAAAPSGGGELNLFMVLVVRSNLRLIVRVMAPPHPVHLAARNGDLDCIRKLLAWGADRLQRDSAGGELDPCHEAQGEEGHREGQRRWRPDICRERHPQVHRAHELPPPRPIRP